A stretch of Linepithema humile isolate Giens D197 chromosome 3, Lhum_UNIL_v1.0, whole genome shotgun sequence DNA encodes these proteins:
- the LOC105670360 gene encoding protein APCDD1-like — protein MLLIAVIKILLILETCCVTIANTLNILEQCAWAIKQIEEEDHETVVENSSAALHTTWVSQGCEVQAGPRFVIRKYTFFQNNTFLLMRFYYADDSCCVASHTVEIRGIIHLQELSDIVSGATETKFHVNTVHITPLNEEITYTLETKFNQSCGPRPKWTIYNAELIYEQSYKRSSVWQNPIHNSLQVPSFSDLQLDMYCLKSFGIDFDELKLLRVERRPTLIGYKYWRLLLANPVSHVYSRCCYKPTSLQPTAMVRADMKKDCPLCKILSRSTATIPPVLHQAVPLPAIIGGYWLSEGCESTTGGSWSKRRFEIYAGDRLWTGQWDYYSDSQCKNFLYTTTASGSYTLRGAKLGYFRKVIKREIFLNNGSWKDVTKRTTGRKRQKDRKVKRQKRSTTEGVDQYLQNIKSSTKDEWRIAAMLRNRRTSLSETTTERPYRIIPSGISELDLHVVESSLIPEDAAMFIHCVFDKPFGLAPDVWEKYCAPRIIEVSSIIRLRAKLSVNWNGQYVLLLADQDEHPWQAPLRLCASTSPHNRELQMHLHKSVTHRFGLLSSTATTISQFFSVWFYLLQFFLFYVYYLAR, from the exons TGGAGACATGTTGCGTCACAATCGCAAATACTTTGAATATATTGGAGCAATGCGCATGGGCCATCAAGCAAATCGAGGAAGAGGATCATGAAACCGTCGTGGAGAATTCTTCCGCCGCATTGCATACCACGTGGGTGTCTCAAGG ATGCGAAGTACAAGCCGGTCCCCGGTTTGTAATCCGAAAGTACACCTTCTTTCAAAACAACACATTTCTCTTAATGCGTTTTTACTACGCTGACGATTCGTGCTGTGTAGCGTCGCATACCGTCGAGATTCGGGGTATCATCCATTTACAAGAATTGTCCGACATCGTTTCCGGCGCGACTGAGACGAAATTTCACGTGAACACCGTTCATATTACACCTCTGAATGAAGAG attACTTATACATTGGAAACCAAATTTAACCAGAGCTGTGGTCCTCGGCCGAAATGGACAATTTATAATGCCGAATTGATTTACGAGCAGTCGTACAAACGCTCATCTGTGTGGCAGAATCCGATTCATAATTCTCTACAAGTTCCCTCTTTCTCAGATTTGCAGCTTGATATGTATTGCTTGAAATCGTTTGGAATTGATTTCGACGAACTGAAACTACTGAGAGTGGAAAGAAGACCAACGTTGATCGGCTACAAGTATTGGCGTCTATTGTTGGCTAATCCCGTGTCCCATGTGTATTCTCGTTGTTGTTACAAGCCGACCTCTTTGCAGCCCACCGCAATGGTTCGCGCTGATATG AAGAAAGATTGTCCGTTATGTAAAATCCTATCCCGAAGCACCGCGACCATTCCGCCGGTTCTTCATCAAGCGGTGCCACTACCCGCGATAATCGGGGGTTACTGGCTCAGTGAAGGATGCGAGAGTACTACGGGCGGCAGCTGGTCCAAACGGCGATTCGAGATATACGCGGGCGACAGGCTGTGGACCGGCCAATGGGATTACTACAGCGATTCGCAGTGCAAGAACTTTCTGTACACGACAACCGCGTCTGGAAGCTACACGCTGCGAGGCGCAAAACTGGGGTATTTTAGGAAAGTAATCAAGCGGGAGATTTTCCTCAACAATGGATCATGGAAAGATGTGACAAAACGCACTACAGGCAGAAAAAGACAGAAAGACAGAAAGGTGAAAAGGCAGAAAAGATCGACGACTGAAGGCGTTGATCAGTACTTGCAAAACATAAAATCCTCCACGAAGGATGAATGGCGAATTGCGGCGATGTTGCGGAATCGTCGGACGTCATTGAGCGAGACTACCACCGAGAGGCCTTACCGGATCATACCTTCCGGCATTTCGGAGCTGGACCTGCACGTCGTTGAGAGCTCGTTAATCCCCGAAGATGCCGCGATGTTCATTCACTGCGTCTTCGATAAGCCGTTCGGTTTAGCGCCGGACGTTTGGGAGAAATATTGCGCTCCACGCATCATCGAGGTGTCTTCGATTATAAGACTGCGGGCCAAGCTAAGTGTCAACTGGAACGGTCAGTACGTCTTGCTGTTAGCCGATCAAGACGAGCATCCGTGGCAGGCGCCGCTGCGACTATGCGCGTCTACATCGCCGCACAATCGCGAGCTGCAAATGCATCTCCACAAGAGCGTCACCCATCGCTTCGGACTACTTTCCTCGACTGCAACGACGATAAGTCAATTCTTCTCCGTTTGGTTTTACTTGTTGCAATTCTTTctattctatgtatattatcTCGCGCGGTGA
- the mAChR-C gene encoding histamine H2 receptor, whose translation MYLKSCNVVETNENEPVKVEDDEVFWIIMDCFLFIVIVLGNTLTILAISWARRLRNVISNYFILNLAMSDLLVGVTLLYNLAIYVDNGLYNNKPLCIWYIVTINLACGGSMLYLIAIAVDRYVAIVHPLSYNAYITRKRALLVIIVIWILITAVSAIPIYWNCSDADVSWTQMCETILPKYYKMGIQMPSFCLSWIAMLLLYWKIWKEAKMHARRMNLTVVSNIADHKNVQVMMLMLILGCFSICWLPYFVVASMVSFGVNLDWSLKLTFTLATANSGMNPFIYAWKNSNFRRAFQKMLHLKSPNDDLNWSFKMYLEKQHKLNSQQIENGQRINRNGSLHGSFNAQSNRAETNGTNNFVNPIVLA comes from the exons ATGTATCTGAAGTCATGCAACGTTGTTGAGACAAACGAGAACGAGCCGGTTAAAGTCGAGGACGATGAAGTGTTTTGGATTATTATGGACTGCTTTCTATTCATTGTGATCGTTTTGGGAAATACTCTCACGATACTGGCGATCTCGTGGGCCCGCAGGCTTCGCAATGTCATctcgaattattttatactcaaTCTAGCGATGTCCGATCTGCTGGTGGGTGTCACGTTGCTGTACAACCTAGCGATTTACGTGGACAATGGATTGTACAATAACAAGCCGCTGTGCATTTGGTACATCGTTACCATTAATCTTGCGTGCGGCGGAAGTATGCTGTATCTTATCGCGATCGCCGTCGACCGGTACGTCGCGATCGTCCATCCATTGAGCTACAACGCGTACATAACGAGGAAGCGCGCATTGCTGGTCATAATCGTCATTTGGATACTCATCACAGCTGTATCAGCGATTCCGATATATTGGAATTGTTCCGACGCAGATGTTTCGTGGACGCAGATGTGCGAAACAATATTGCCGAA ATACTACAAAATGGGTATACAAATGCCGTCGTTCTGTCTCAGTTGGATAGCGATGTTGTTGCTGTACTGGAAGATTTGGAAAGAAGCGAAAATGCACGCACGCCGAATGAATCTTACTGTTGTGTCAAACATCGCTGATCACAAAAACGTGCAG GTGATGATGCTGATGCTGATACTAGGCTGTTTTTCGATCTGCTGGCTTCCCTACTTCGTTGTGGCTAGCATGGTGTCATTCGGCGTGAACCTGGATTGGTCATTAAAACTGACGTTTACACTGGCCACTGCTAACAGCGGTATGAACCCGTTTATATACGCGTGGAAGAATTCCAATTTCCGCAGAGCCTTTCAGAAAATGTTGCACCTCAAATCGCCCAACGACGATCTGAATTGGAGCTTTAAAATGTACTTGGAAAAACAACACAAGCTGAACAGCCAGCAGATAGAAAATGGCCAACGTATAAACAGAAACGGCAGTTTGCATGGATCGTTCAATGCTCAATCTAATCGCGCGGAAACAAATGGAAcgaacaattttgtaaatccAATTGTGTTGGCTTAA
- the LOC105670358 gene encoding sodium-coupled monocarboxylate transporter 1-like — protein sequence MEDPLTTASILLDTTENLDRFTFGWLDYTLFGLLLLVSVFIGVYFGFFSKQDNTTEYLLGGKRMGCFPVAMSIIASHISGITLLGIPTEVFHHGTQYTACVITASVTAVVTCYVFLPVFYKLQLTSTFEYLEVRFARPVRILCSVLFTISLFTFLPIVIYVPALAFGQVSQLSVHTITPILCIVCIIYTSIGGLKAVVWTDTIQFSVTVGGLFTILVLGTLSIGSVGEVWRISGEGGRLIFFDMDPSPFSRNTFWGMSIGMTVTWLGHLGIHPGVVQRFLSVPREIDAKHSTAITAVGMIIVKLICVFTGLIMFAKYYDCDPFLTKVISRTDQTLPYYVMDVAGHLPGLPGLFLAGLVSAALATMSASLNTVSGTIYEDFVRPWMPDGPKKEATATTVMKIIVVITGAISVGLVFLVERLGPVFQIAVSTRGITDGPLLGLFVMGMMVPWANTKGVLVGGYTSLMCMFWLVGGTQWYTMQGKIKHSSLPTSVDGCPYPWNETLSSTTAIPTSTISDEEPMTLFRISFIYYTMIGAVIVIVVGTIASYFFGMDLENVDPDHISPMMRRFLPPRKYVEVSLREVPPSHDAAGLEKTK from the exons ATGGAGGATCCTCTTACAACCGCCAGCATTTTATTAGACACAACGGAGAATCTCGATCGCTTCACGTTCGGATGGCTCGATTACACGCTTTTCGGCCTGCTGCTGCTGGTCAGCGTCTTCATCGGCGTATACTTCGGCTTCTTCAGCAAGCAGGATAACACGACGGAGTATCTCTTGGGCGGCAAACGAATGGGATGCTTCCCAGTCGCGATGAGTATCATCGCTAG ccACATCTCGGGCATCACCCTGCTCGGTATACCCACAGAGGTCTTTCATCATGGGACACAGTACACCGCGTGCGTGATCACGGCGAGCGTCACCGCCGTGGTCACCTGCTACGTGTTCCTGCCTGTGTTCTACAAACTGCAATTGACCAGCACCTTCGAGTACTTGGAGGTCAGGTTCGCCAGGCCGGTCAGGATCCTCTGCTCGGTGCTGTTCACCATCTCACTCTTCACGTTCCTGCCCATCGTCATCTACGTGCCCGCGCTCGCTTTCGGACAAGTCAGCCAACTGAGCGTTCACACGATAACACCGATCCTCTGCATCGTGTGCATTATTTATACTAGCATT GGTGGCCTGAAAGCAGTGGTGTGGACGGACACCATACAATTTTCTGTGACTGTTGGTGGACTTTTTACGATTCTCGTGCTGGGAACATTGTCTATCGGCAGCGTGGGGGAAGTATGGAGGATTTCCGGCGAGGGCGGTCGTCTTATCTTCTTCGA cATGGACCCGAGTCCGTTCTCGAGGAACACCTTTTGGGGTATGAGCATAGGTATGACAGTTACATGGCTTGGACATCTCGGTATTCATCCGGGTGTGGTGCAGCGATTCCTGTCGGTGCCTAGAGAGATCGACGCCAAACA CAGCACCGCGATTACTGCGGTAGGAATGATTATCGTTAAGTTGATCTGTGTGTTCACTGGATTGATCATGTTCGCCAAATATTACGACTGCGATCCTTTTCTAACTAAg GTGATAAGCCGCACCGATCAGACTCTACCATACTACGTGATGGACGTTGCTGGACACCTGCCAGGACTTCCGGGATTGTTTCTGGCGGGTCTGGTGAGCGCTGCGCTTGCAACCATGAGCGCTAGTTTGAACACTGTTTCCGGTACCATTTACGAAGATTTTGTGCGTCCGTGGATGCCGGACGGTCCCAAGAAGGAAGCGACAGCTACTACCGTTATGAAG ATCATCGTCGTGATAACCGGCGCGATCTCGGTCGGTCTGGTGTTCCTGGTCGAGCGACTAGGCCCGGTCTTTCAGATAGCTGTGAGTACGCGTGGCATAACCGACGGGCCCCTGCTAGGTCTTTTCGTGATGGGGATGATGGTGCCTTGGGCAAACACAAAGGGCGTGCTGGTGGGCGGCTATACCAGTCTTATGTGTATGTTCTGGCTCGTGGGTGGCACGCAGTGGTATACCATGCAGGGCAAGATCAAGCACAGCTCCCTGCCTACATCGGTGGACGGTTGTCCGTACCCTTGGAACGAAACTCTGTCGAGCACAACGGCAATCCCCACCTCGACGATCTCCGATGAGGAGCCGATGACGTTGTTTCGAATATCCTTTATATACTACACGATGATAGGAGCTGTAATCGTCATTGTCGTCGGCACCATCGCGAGTTATTTCTTTGGCATGGATCTGGAGAACGTAGATCCGGATCACATCTCGCCGATGATGAGAAG GTTTCTCCCGCCACGGAAATACGTCGAGGTCTCATTGAGAGAAGTACCGCCGTCGCACGATGCTGCCGGATTGGAGAAAACCAAGTGA
- the LOC105670374 gene encoding methanethiol oxidase, with translation MAESKDSIPSDNASKNACLRQLEHSSQPLRVCQYPRLSSVTHGPGYSSPWAAMCQGPRETLLYVVGIHTDPEKPDVLCTVDVDPMSPTYCQIIHKLRMREAGDELHHSGWNICSSCFESSGKRDTLVLPCLMSDRVYLVDTSDERAPKIKKVLEPEEMHKYGISTPHTTHCLPTGEILISTMGNLDGNGLGEFFLIDAESLEAKGTWTKGQDKAAFGYDFWYQPYHDTLIASEWGAPRVFKKGFHPKDVYDTKVYGRSLNVYSWNERKLKQTINLGEDGIAPLEIRFLHDPLAAEGFVGCAVSSNIYRFYKAEDDTWKAEKVIQVSPKKVEGWVTPLMSGMITDIVLSLDDKYLYLSNWLHGDVRQYDITDTRKPRLTGQVFLGGSILSDSKVRVTENEEKSGQPDPVYVKGRRLYGAPQMLQLSLDGRRLYVTTSIFKPWDRQFYPDLVKYGSTMVKLDIDVENGGMKLDQQFLVDFGTDKNDILLAHEMRYPGGDCTSDIWLPPKDTNSD, from the exons ATGGCAGAAAGTAAAG ATTCCATACCTTCTGATAACGCGTCGAAAAATGCGTGTTTGCGTCAATTGGAGCACAGCAGCCAACCGTTACGTGTTTGTCAATATCCAAG ATTATCATCCGTTACTCACGGACCGGGTTACTCGAGCCCATGGGCGGCGATGTGTCAGGGACCGCGCGAGACGCTTCTGTACGTCGTCGGCATACACACGGATCCTGAGAAGCCCGATGTCCTCTGCACGGTGGACGTGGATCCGATGAGCCCCACGTACTGTCAG ATAATACACAAATTGAGAATGCGGGAAGCCGGTGATGAGTTACATCATTCCGGCTGGAATATCTGCAGCAGCTGCTTCGAGTCATCGGGCAAACGCGATACCCTCGTGCTACCCTGTCTTATGTCAGACCGAGTGTATCTCGTTGATACGAGCGACGAAAGAGCGCCGAAGATTAAGAAG GTCCTGGAACCGGAAGAGATGCACAAGTACGGAATATCTACACCGCATACCACGCATTGCTTACCAACCGGCGAGATATTAATCTCAACTATGGGAAATCTCGATGGCAATGGATTGGGTGAATTCTTCCTGATTGATGCGGAGAGTCTGGAGGCGAAGGGCACGTGGACCAAGGGTCAGGATAAAGCGGCTTTTGGATATGATTTTTGGTATCAGCCGTATCACGATACGCTCATCGCATCCGAATGGGGCGCGCCTAGAGTCTTTAAGAAAGGATTCCATCCGAAGGACGTTTACGATACCA AGGTTTACGGCAGAAGCTTAAACGTGTACTCGTGGAACGAACGAAAGTTAAAGCAGACCATCAATCTGGGAGAGGATGGAATCGCGCCCCTTGAGATCAGATTCCTGCACGATCCTTTGGCAGCCGAAGGATTCGTAGGCTGTGCGGTATCGTCTAATATTTACCGATTTTACAAGGCAGAGGATGACACGTGGAAGGCTGAGAAGGTGATCCAGGTGTCGCCGAAGAAGGTCGAAGGATGGGTCACGCCTTTGATGTCAG GCATGATCACCGATATCGTGCTGAGTCTCGACGACAAGTATTTGTATCTGTCTAACTGGCTGCACGGTGACGTTCGGCAGTACGACATCACGGATACGAGGAAACCGCGATTGACTGGTCAAGTTTTTCTAGGCGGATCGATACTGAGCGATTCAAAGGTACGCGTGACAGAGAACGAGGAGAAGAGCGGTCAGCCCGATCCTGTTTACGTAAAAGGACGTAGGTTGTACGGCGCGCCGCAAATGCTGCAATTAAGTTTGGACGGGCGTCGTTTATACGTGACTACGTCGATCTTCAAGCCGTGGGACAGGCAATTCTATCCCGATCTTGTCAA ATATGGATCGACAATGGTGAAGCTCGATATTGACGTCGAGAATGGCGGCATGAAGCTCGACCAGCAATTCCTCGTTGATTTCGGCACCGATAAGAACGATATTCTGCTGGCGCACGAGATGCG ATATCCTGGCGGAGATTGCACTTCCGATATTTGGCTGCCACCAAAAGATACCAATTCTGATTAA